The Triticum aestivum cultivar Chinese Spring chromosome 3A, IWGSC CS RefSeq v2.1, whole genome shotgun sequence genome includes a region encoding these proteins:
- the LOC123063580 gene encoding uncharacterized protein, with the protein MRPRRSPSAGRSSPESSNASQSSGSQSSGGMKNPDGSIPIPFTIHRGNPDRLTGLGSSYLEMPSGQENINLTKEDYPKLVLVIKDDDENQQMCLKIMKSLTHENVLGVHFWEKVEEGPYIRVHVEPYTASISTIISEAESLVDRRSKLVPSPAFEEIVSASIDGLDYIRESGYYHGNFSWETTLYHQEADKIVVKLANFEIKGPSLVECQVEDCISLAASLEWASQKVKKEYPNVKPHTCYIIDDLIRILKSFTMNSVHTMKLQLKDHEFFWNSKRKKIFFAYDVPQVFKNDLVKQKFAESPSMPDLPWTATWPTHELIPGQLMKHMLIYRGNNGLGSYNASDVEEFLRFISGMYSHENELKEKIPNLNVNKEVQRIYPCLWYDLKKAIRDAEEQADNAMAVDN; encoded by the exons ATGCGTCCCCGCCGCAGCCCCTCCGCCGGACGCAGTTCACCGGAGTCCAGCAAC GCGTCACAATCAAGTGGCAGTCAATCTAGTGGTGGGATGAAAAATCCGGATGGTTCGATTCCTATCCCCTTCACCATCCATCGAGGTAATCCAGACCGGCTAACCGGATTGGGCTCTTCGTATTTGGAGATGCCTTCCGGTCAGGAGAATATCAATCTGACTAAAGAGGATTATCCAAAGCTTGTCCTCGTTATAAAAGATGACGACGAGAACCAACAAATgtgtctaaagattatgaaaagcTTGACTCATGAGAATGTCCTTGGAGTGCATTTCTGGGAAAAGGTTGAAGAAGGACCATATATCCGAGTTCATGTGGAGCCTTACACAGCATCGATTTCAACGATCATTAGCGAAGCTGAATCTCTTGTCGATCGTAGGTCAAAATTGGTTCCATCTCCGGCCTTTGAAGAGATAGTGAG TGCATCAATTGATGGCCTAGACTACATTAGAGAGAGTGGTTACTACCATGGTAACTTCTCATGGGAAACTACTCTGTACCATCAGGAAGCTGATAAAATAGTAGTCAAATTGGCGAACTTCGAAATAAAAG GTCCTTCTCTGGTGGAATGCCAGGTGGAAGACTGTATCTCTCTGGCAGCCTCTCTTGAGTGGGCATCTCAAAAGGTGAAGAAGGAGTATCCCAATGTCAAGCCACACACTTGCTACATAATAGATGACCTCAtaaggattttgaagtcttttaCTAT GAATTCTGTTCACACAATGAAACTTCAGCTCAAAGATCATGAATTTTTTTGGAACAGCAAGAGGAAGAAGATTTTCTTTGCCTATGATGTACCGCAAGTCTTCAAAAATGATCTAGTTAAGCAAAAATTTGCGGAATCTCCATCTATGCCAGATTTGCCATGGACGGCAACATGGCCAACTCATGAGTTGATACCTGGTCAGCTTATGAAACATATGTTGATTTACCGTGGAAATAATGGACTTGGATCATATAACGCATCCGATGTGGAAGAGTTTCTAAGGTTCATAAGTGGGATGTATTCGCATGAGAATGAACTCAAGGAGAAG ATTCCTAACCTCAATGTCAATAAGGAAGTTCAGAGGATATATCCGTGTTTGTGGTATGATTTAAAAAAAGCCATACGAGATGCCGAGGAACAAGCTGATAATGCCATGGCAGTGGACAATTAA